One Molothrus ater isolate BHLD 08-10-18 breed brown headed cowbird chromosome 4, BPBGC_Mater_1.1, whole genome shotgun sequence genomic window carries:
- the NKX1-1 gene encoding NK1 transcription factor-related protein 1: MNVSRDKVGDISIPAAAAAAVTAPAGGIGGEPRGGCHGEGMDGRGEQRLSAGGELPLYCPANRDRQGDSQSNTPGQEGAVAALPMVHRTTSFSVLDILDPNKFNSKRRQCAGLYKSAGTEFTLGAEDKPEDSGTELAEQKALAEDFEACKKSAELIKDGELYKAEECDLDYSSRPSRSPDSELQDDEELCSEESGSTSGSSGSSGPAAPGEPEPGPLRAEAAEAGLPGPQAKPKRKRTGSDSKSGKPRRARTAFTYEQLVALENKFKSTRYLSVCERLNLALSLSLTETQVKIWFQNRRTKWKKQNPGADTSAPTGGGGGGGAGAGLGGGALPGGLSPLSHSPPMGAPLSMHGPGSYAGHPAGGLVCAAQLPFLPSPAVLSPFVLGSQTYGAPAFYTPHL, translated from the exons ATGAATGTGAGCAGAGACAAGGTCGGTGACATCTCCAtcccggcagcggcggcggcggcggtgaCAGCCCCCGCGGGCGGCATCGGCGGGGAGCCCCGGGGCGGCTGCCACGGGGAAGGCATGGACGGCCGCGGGGAGCAGCGGCTCTCGGCCGGCGGCGAGCTGCCGCTCTACTGCCCTGCCAACCGCGACAGGCAAGGGGACAGCCAGAGCAACACCCCCGGACAAGAGGGGGCAGTGGCCGCGCTGCCCATGGTGCACAGAACCACCTCCTTCTCCGTGCTCGACATCCTGGACCCTAACAAGTTCAACAGCAAGCGGCGGCAGTGCGCGGGCTTGTACAAATCGGCGGGCACCGAGTTCACGCTGGGGGCGGAGGATAAGCCCGAGGACTCAGGGACGGAGCTGGCCGAGCAAAAGGCTCTCGCCGAAGATTTCGAGGCGTGCAAGAAGTCCGCAGAGCTGATCA AGGACGGGGAGCTCTACAAGGCCGAGGAGTGCGACCTGGACTACAGCAGCCGGCCGAGCCGCAGCCCCGACAGCGAGCTGCAGGACGACGAGGAGCTGTGCAGCGAGGAGAGCGGCAGCAccagcggcagcagcggcagctCCGGCCCCGCGGCGCCCGGAGAGCCCGAGCCGGGCCCGCTCCGAGCCGAGGCGGCCGAGGCGGGGCTC CCCGGTCCGCAGGCCAAGCCCAAGAGGAAGCGGACGGGCTCGGACTCCAAGTCGGGCAAGCCCCGGCGGGCGCGGACAGCCTTCACCTACGAGCAGCTGGTGGCGCTGGAAAACAAGTTCAAATCCACGCGGTACCTGTCGGTGTGCGAGCGCCTCAACCTGGCGCTGTCGCTCAGCCTCACCGAGACGCAGGTGAAGATCTGGTTCCAGAACCGCCGCACCAAGTGGAAGAAGCAGAACCCGGGCGCCGACACCAGCGCGCCcacgggcggcggcggcggcggcggggcgggggccgggctgggcggcGGGGCCCTGCCGGGCGGGCTCAGCCCCCTCAGCCACTCGCCGCCCATGGGCGCCCCGCTCTCCATGCACGGCCCCGGCAGCTACGCCGGGCACCCGGCCGGAGGGCTGGTCTGCGCTGCCCAGCTGcccttcctgcccagccccgccgTCCTCTCGCCCTTCGTGCTGGGCTCCCAGACTTACGGCGCTCCGGCGTTCTACACCCCGCACCTATAA